The Acidimicrobiales bacterium sequence CAGGCAATCACTGCTGCGCGGCGACACGCTCAACACGCGACCCGCAGACCGACATTGCTCGCCTCGTCCCGAAACCACCGGGGCACCCATCTGACCCCGTGCCCCGAGCCGAGTGGTGGACCCGAGGTGCTTACATGACCGGTGACGTGTTCGACGTGGGAGACGATGGTTCGGTGGTCCTGCGCCTGCACGTGGTGCCGGGGGCAGGGCGCACGGCGGTCACGGGCCGCCACGGCGACGCCCTCAAGGTGCGGGTGGCGGCCCCACCGGAGCGGGGGCGGGCCAACGACGCCTGCGTCGCCCTGGTGGCGTCCACCCTGGGCGTCCCGGCCGGGCAGGTCGAGCTGGTCAGCGGCCCGGAGAGCCGGTCCAAGCGGGTGCGCGTCAGCGGGATCGAGGCCGACGACGTGCGCCGGCTGCTGGCGGGGGCGGCCGGCGCCCCGGGCGGCGGCGGCCCGCAGGACGACCGGCCGGTCGGGAATGCCGGGTCGATCCGCGGCGTTCGCTAGGTCTTCGAACTCATTCGTTCGCTTCGCTCACTCCATTCGGTCGAGTTGGATCGTGCTCCGGCGGGCGAGCGGAGCTGGCGCCGCCTCCGCCCTGTTCTTTCTCCGTGTCCGCAGCCGTCGAGGCCCCCTGGCGGCGGC is a genomic window containing:
- a CDS encoding DUF167 domain-containing protein, giving the protein MTGDVFDVGDDGSVVLRLHVVPGAGRTAVTGRHGDALKVRVAAPPERGRANDACVALVASTLGVPAGQVELVSGPESRSKRVRVSGIEADDVRRLLAGAAGAPGGGGPQDDRPVGNAGSIRGVR